A single region of the Methylocystis echinoides genome encodes:
- a CDS encoding metallophosphoesterase: MFLQRDEIERRLQARLGKIHARLRLAIEEDHEAQSFGQGLTFLHIENLPYSRAVIEGVLRLTGMYWLGQRNARRVRVLTNEIVSSRLPEAFSGFTILHMTDLHADRSAGALAAVKELVRDIDYDHCVWTGDYRAETFGDFGPCLEELQKLRAAIHTDVHAVLGNHDSILMAPDLEDMGVRMLLNENVALSRGGASIFLAGVDDAHFYRVDNIEKAAHDIPHDAYSILLSHTPEIYRQAAHAGFDLMLGGHTHGGQICLPGGFPLTLDAVLPRRMGKGAWTYASMSGYTSAGAGTSIVPARFNCPPEITLHRLIRG, encoded by the coding sequence ATGTTTCTGCAAAGAGACGAGATCGAAAGACGGTTGCAGGCGCGTCTTGGCAAGATCCATGCGCGGCTGCGTCTGGCGATCGAGGAAGATCACGAGGCGCAGTCCTTCGGACAAGGCCTGACCTTTCTCCACATTGAAAACCTGCCCTACTCCCGCGCAGTGATCGAAGGCGTCCTGCGCCTGACCGGCATGTATTGGCTCGGTCAGCGGAACGCGCGTCGGGTTCGCGTCCTCACCAATGAAATCGTCAGCAGTCGCCTGCCGGAGGCGTTCAGCGGCTTCACGATACTGCATATGACCGATTTGCACGCGGATCGAAGCGCGGGCGCGCTCGCGGCGGTAAAGGAACTCGTTCGGGATATCGACTACGACCATTGCGTCTGGACCGGCGATTACCGCGCGGAAACATTCGGCGATTTCGGCCCCTGTCTCGAGGAACTGCAGAAATTGCGCGCGGCCATTCACACGGATGTCCATGCGGTGCTGGGGAACCACGACTCCATCCTGATGGCGCCCGACCTCGAGGATATGGGCGTGCGAATGCTGCTGAATGAAAATGTCGCTCTTTCCCGCGGCGGCGCCTCTATTTTTCTTGCGGGCGTCGACGACGCGCATTTTTACCGCGTCGACAATATTGAAAAGGCGGCGCATGATATTCCCCATGACGCCTATTCGATCCTTCTGTCGCATACGCCCGAAATTTACAGACAGGCCGCGCATGCCGGTTTCGACCTGATGCTCGGCGGCCATACGCATGGCGGCCAGATCTGTCTGCCGGGCGGTTTTCCGCTGACCCTCGACGCGGTTCTGCCGCGCCGCATGGGAAAGGGCGCGTGGACCTACGCCAGCATGAGCGGCTACACCAGCGCGGGCGCCGGAACCTCCATCGTGCCGGCGCGGTTCAATTGCCCGCCGGAGATCACATTGCACCGTCTCATCAGGGGCTGA
- a CDS encoding CDP-archaeol synthase, protein MTPGAVVQVLLLVAVANGAPILATRLLGSRFSCPVDGGALWPDGRPLLGRSKTLRGLLASIVATAVAARLLGLTAASGVIIAALAMLGDLFSSFVKRRSARAPSAQALGLDQIPESLLPALYAVFELSLSAGDVAAVVALFFVGELFLSRVLYALGLREQPY, encoded by the coding sequence GTGACGCCGGGCGCCGTCGTGCAGGTTCTGCTGCTTGTGGCCGTCGCCAATGGCGCGCCCATTCTTGCGACGCGCCTCTTGGGATCGCGCTTCTCATGCCCTGTTGACGGCGGCGCGCTGTGGCCCGACGGGCGCCCGCTTCTCGGTCGTTCGAAGACGCTGCGCGGCCTCCTTGCGAGCATCGTCGCGACGGCCGTGGCTGCGCGCCTTCTCGGTCTCACTGCGGCAAGCGGTGTGATCATCGCTGCGCTGGCGATGCTGGGCGATCTTTTTTCGAGCTTCGTGAAGCGCCGCAGCGCGCGCGCGCCGAGCGCCCAGGCGCTTGGCCTCGACCAGATTCCGGAATCGCTTTTGCCTGCGCTCTACGCCGTGTTCGAGCTGTCGTTGAGCGCCGGCGATGTCGCGGCGGTGGTCGCGCTGTTTTTCGTCGGAGAGCTTTTCCTGTCGCGCGTTCTTTATGCGCTTGGACTTCGCGAGCAGCCCTACTGA